The following coding sequences lie in one Syntrophorhabdaceae bacterium genomic window:
- the dnaG gene encoding DNA primase, whose translation MKASLDELLQRVNIIDVISQHVKLRKAGKDYMGLCPFHKEKTPSFTVSVEKQIFYCFGCREGGNAVNFIMKYENLTFLEALEHLGRQYGIEVERKGDRRKAGHYDALGKLCDYYEKGLKRTSFAREYLEKRGISTEIAEEFRLGYSARSRGALKAFIRATEIPADIFMSTGIVRMKETELYDMFGGRIVVPIIDVNKRVIGFGGRTLEKDGIPKYVNSPESSVFSKRNSLFGIDRTKKHITDKDEVFIVEGYFDMIALYSAGLKNAVSTLGTSVTEGQITKLRNYTENITLMLDGDEAGIKSALRLIGLFAEMDVNGNMVVLPEGHDPDSFIREKGAHAIVEIAGDKKPILDFYFDYYAEREKMTTVRGKQVFIKQVMPHVEAIHDRVKKRLYIKRLSELTGVEEEHFAVRRTYELNNGAARADDTKGVIERKVINVCITRPDLLEFFKGKEVLRYINDADVREVLTKMVTCFEQERNLDVRNFIETLEKEDLKGLVLDAAFGDAHLNADEPEKVLLDYFKYIERQFFREKSKKITEKLAEAEKLGDASAITELLEQKRQVLTHIKNNFL comes from the coding sequence ATGAAGGCATCGCTTGACGAACTCCTGCAGAGAGTGAACATCATCGATGTCATATCTCAGCATGTGAAGTTGAGAAAGGCCGGCAAGGACTACATGGGCCTTTGCCCCTTCCACAAGGAAAAGACGCCTTCATTCACGGTAAGCGTCGAAAAACAGATCTTCTATTGCTTTGGCTGCAGGGAAGGGGGCAATGCGGTCAACTTCATAATGAAATACGAGAACCTCACCTTCCTGGAGGCCCTGGAGCATCTCGGCCGTCAATATGGGATAGAGGTGGAAAGAAAAGGGGACAGAAGGAAGGCGGGTCACTATGATGCCCTCGGGAAGCTGTGCGATTACTACGAGAAGGGACTCAAGCGTACAAGCTTCGCCCGGGAATATCTCGAGAAACGAGGGATTTCCACGGAGATAGCGGAGGAGTTCAGGCTTGGCTACAGCGCGCGTTCTCGCGGGGCTTTGAAGGCCTTTATCAGAGCGACGGAGATACCTGCCGACATATTCATGAGTACCGGCATTGTGAGGATGAAGGAGACCGAGCTCTACGATATGTTCGGGGGGAGGATCGTTGTCCCCATCATCGATGTCAACAAGAGGGTCATCGGTTTCGGTGGAAGGACACTTGAAAAGGACGGCATACCCAAGTATGTGAACTCTCCGGAGTCCTCCGTTTTCTCGAAGCGAAATTCCCTGTTCGGAATCGACAGGACAAAAAAACATATTACCGACAAGGACGAGGTTTTTATTGTCGAAGGGTATTTCGACATGATCGCTCTCTACAGCGCGGGTCTGAAGAACGCAGTTTCCACGCTGGGCACGTCTGTGACAGAGGGACAGATCACGAAGTTGAGGAACTACACCGAGAATATCACACTGATGCTTGATGGCGACGAGGCGGGGATCAAGAGCGCATTGAGACTCATCGGTCTTTTCGCCGAGATGGATGTCAACGGAAACATGGTTGTCCTTCCCGAAGGGCATGACCCCGACAGTTTCATCCGGGAAAAGGGTGCTCATGCCATCGTGGAGATCGCCGGGGACAAGAAGCCCATTCTTGACTTCTATTTCGACTACTATGCCGAAAGGGAGAAAATGACGACGGTCAGGGGAAAGCAGGTCTTCATCAAGCAGGTGATGCCTCACGTCGAGGCCATTCACGACAGGGTCAAAAAGAGGCTGTACATCAAACGTCTCTCCGAATTGACCGGGGTTGAAGAAGAGCATTTTGCGGTCAGAAGAACATATGAATTGAATAACGGGGCTGCCAGGGCAGACGACACAAAAGGCGTGATCGAAAGAAAGGTCATCAATGTCTGCATAACACGCCCCGATCTTCTTGAATTCTTTAAAGGAAAGGAGGTTTTGCGGTACATTAACGATGCCGATGTGAGAGAAGTCTTGACCAAAATGGTAACTTGTTTTGAACAGGAAAGGAACCTTGATGTGAGGAACTTCATCGAGACGCTTGAAAAGGAGGACCTGAAAGGGCTTGTCCTCGACGCGGCCTTTGGTGACGCTCATTTGAACGCGGATGAGCCCGAGAAGGTGCTTTTGGACTATTTCAAGTATATCGAGCGCCAGTTCTTCAGGGAGAAGTCGAAGAAGATCACAGAGAAGCTTGCCGAGGCGGAAAAATTGGGGGACGCATCGGCGATCACAGAACTCCTGGAACAAAAGAGGCAGGTATTGACGCATATAAAAAATAATTTTTTATAA